In Isoptericola variabilis 225, the genomic window CGCGCGGGCGACCTCGGGGGCGCGCTCGCCGGCGCCGGTGATGGGCTTGGTGACGATCTCGACGAGCGGGATGCCCGCCCGGTTGTAGTCGACCAGCGAGTACTCGGCGCCGTGGATCCGGCCGGTGGAGCCGCCGACGTGGGTGTTCTTGCCCGCGTCCTCCTCCATGTGGGCGCGCTCGATCTCGACACGGTGCACCGTGCCGTCCTCGAGCTCGACGTCGAGCCAGCCGTCGAACGCGATCGGCTCGTCGTACTGCGACGTCTGGAAGTTCTTCGGGATGTCCGGGTAGAAGTAGTGCTTCCGGGCGAAACGGCAGTTCTCGGCGATCTGGCAGTTGAGCGCCAGCCCGATGCGGATGGCGTACTCGACGGCCTTGCCGTTGACGACCGGCAAGGCGCCGGGCAGCCCGAGGCTCACCGGGGTCACCTGGGTGTTCGGCGGGGCGCCGAACTCGACCTCGGCGGGGCAGAACATCTTGGTCCGGGTGCCGAGCTCGACGTGGACCTCGATGCCGAGGACCGGGTCGTAGCGGCGGACGGCGTCGTCGTAGTCGACGAGGGCCGTGGTGGGTGCGGACGCGGTGGTCATGGTCGTTCTTCCTCCGTCAGCCGAGCTCGGGTGCCTGGGCCAGGAGCGGCCCGCCCCAGGCGGACTCCAGGGCCGCCTCGAGAGCGGCGCCGACGCGGTACAGGCGGTCGTCCGCCTTGGCGGGTGCGAGGATCTGGAACCCGGTGGGCAGCCCGTCGTCCGACAGGCCGTTGGGCACCGACATGCCCGGGACGCCGGCCAGGTTGGCGGGGATCGTCGCGACGTCGTTGAGGTACATCGCGAGCGGGTCGTCGAGCTTCTCGCCGAGCTTGAACGCCGTCGTGGGCGCCGTCGGGGAGACGAGCACGTCGGCCTGGCCGAACGCCGCGGCGAAGTCGCGCTGGATGAGGGTGCGCACCTTCTGGGCGCTGCCGTAGTACGCGTCGTAGTAGCCGGCGCTCAGCGCGTACGTGCCCAGGATGATGCGGCGCTTCACCTCGTCGCCGAAGCCGGCACCGCGCGTCGCGGCCATGACGCGCTCGGCCGTGACCGGGCCCGCCTCGGGCTCGACGCGCAGACCGAAGCGCATCCCGTCGAACTTGGCCAGGTTGCTCGACGCCTCGGCCGGGAGGATGAGGTAGTACGCGGCGAGCGCGTAGTCGAAGTGCGGGCAGGAGACCTCGACGATCTCCGCGCCGGCCTTCTGCAGCAGCTCGAGCGACTCGTGGAACCGCGCGAGCACGCCGGGCTGGTAGCCCTCGCCCTGGAGCTGCGTGACGACACCGACCTTGAGACCCGAGAGGTCGCCGGCCGCGCCGTGGCGGGCAGCCTCGACGAGCGGCGGCAGCGGCTCGGGGATCGACGTGGAGTCGCGCGGGTCGTGACCGCCGATGAGCTCGTGCAGCAGCGCGGAGTCGAGGACCGTGCGCGTCACGGGGCCTGCCTGGTCGAGGCTCGAGGCCAGCGCGATGAGGCCGTAGCGGGAGACGCCGCCGTACGTCGGCTTGACCCCGACCGTGCCGGTGACCGCACCGGGCTGGCGGATCGAGCCGCCCGTGTCGGTACCGATGGCCAGCGGCGCCTCGAACGCGGCCAGCGCCGCGGCGGAGCCGCCGCCGGAGCCGCCGGGGATGCGGTCGAGGTCCCACGGGTTGTGCGAGTTGCCGTAGGCCGAGTGCTCGGTCGAGGAGCCCATGGCGAACTCGTCCATGTTCGTCTTGCCCAGGATCGGCAGGCCCGCGGAGCGGATCTTCTCGACGAGCGTCGCGTCGTACGGCGGGATCCAGCCCTCGAGGATCTTCGAGCCCGCCGTGGAGGGCATGCCCTTGGTGACGACGACGTCCTTGACCGCGATCGGGACGCCCGCCAGGGGGTGCAGGTCCTCGCCCGCGGCGCGCCGCGCGTCGACGTCGGCCGCGGTCCGCAGCGCCTCGTCCGCGCTCACGTGGAGGAAGGCGTGCACCGCGCCGTCGACGGCGGCGATCCGGTCGAGGTGCGCCTGCGTCGCCTCGACGCTCGAGACCTCGCGGCTGCGCAGGTTCTCCGCGAGCTCTGCGGCGGAGAGACGGGTCAGGTCGGTCATCTCACTCCTCCCCGAGGATCTGCGGCACGGCAAAACGGCCGTCCTCCGCCTCGGGCGCACCCGCCAGCACGTCCTCGACCGGCAGCGCCGGCTGCGGGACGTCCTCGCGGAACACGTTCGTCATCGGCAGCGGGTGGCTCGTCGCGGGGACGTCGGGGGTCGCGACCTCGCGCACGCGGGCAATCGACTCGACGATGACGTCGAGCTCGCCGGCGAGACGGTCGACCTCCTCGGGCCGCAGGTCGATGCGCGCGAGCGCGGCGACGCGCGCGACCTCGTCACGGGAGATGGTGGACATGACGGCCAGTCTAGTGGCCGCACCGAGGGCGCCGGCACGGCTCTCGCGTGGCCCACGTCGCACCTCGCCCAAGCCGTGCGACCCCGACAGTGCCGCACCCGACCGTGACGAAGCCTGCCGGTCCGGAGAAACAGCGAAGGCCCCGCACCGGGTGGTGCGGGGCCTTCGTGAAAGGGTGTCCGGCGGCGTCCTACTCTCCCACCCCCTGGCGGGGGCAGTACCATCGGCGCTGAAGGGCTGAGCTTCCGGGTTCGGAATGGGACCGGGCGTTTCCCCTTCGCTATGACCGCCGTAACTGTATGGAGCTGTTCGGGGTGCCCCCGGTGCCGCCGCACCTGGTGGTGTGGTGGTGGGGGTGGTGCCCGTTGCTCGGGAACCGCACAGTGGACGCGTGCATTGAAGGAGTGGGTGTTGAAGTTGTCGGCTGATTAGTACCGGTCAGCTGCGACAGTCGTTGGTCCTGTCTTCCACATCCGGCCTATCTACCCAGTGGTCTCGCTGGGTGCCTCTCCCACCACAAGGGTGGATGGAAACCTCATCTTGAAGCAGGCTTCCCGCTTAGATGCTTTCAGCGGTTATCCCTTCCGAACGTAGCTAACCAGCGGTGCACTTGGCAGTACAACTGGCACACCAGAGGTTCGTCCGTCCCGGTCCTCTCGTACTAGGGACAGCCCTTCTCAAGTTTCCTGCGCGCGCAGCGGATAGGGACCGAACTGTCTCACGACGTTCTAAACCCAGCTCGCGTACCGCTTTAATGGGCGAACAGCCCAACCCTTGGGACCTACTCCAGCCCCAGGATGCGACGAGCCGACATCGAGGTGCCAAACCATGCCGTCGATATGGACTCTTGGGCAAGATCAGCCTGTTATCCCCGGGGTACCTTTTATCCGTTGAGCGACGGCGCTTCCACAAGCCACCGCCGGATCACTAGTTCCGACTTTCGTCCCTGCTCGACCTGTCGGTCTCACAGTCAAGCTCCCTTGTGCACTTGCACTCGACACCTGATTGCCAACCAGGCTGAGGGAACCTTTGAGCGCCTCCGTTACTCTTTGGGAGGCAACCGCCCCAGTTAAACTACCCACCAGGCACTGTCCCTGATCCGGATCACGGACCGAGGTTAGATGGTCGATGCGGCCAGAGTGGTATTTCAACGATGACTCCACCCACGCTGGCGCGTGAGCTTCACAGTCTCCCACCTATCCTACACAAGCCGCACCGAACACCAATACCAAGCTGTAGTAAAGGTCCCGGGGTCTTTCCGTCCTGCTGCGCGTAACGAGCATCTTTACTCGTAGTGCAATTTCGCCGAGCTCGCGGTTGAGACAGCGGAGAAGTCGTTACGCCATTCGTGCAGGTCGGAACTTACCCGACAAGGAATTTCGCTACCTTAGGATGGTTATAGTTACCACCGCCGTTTACTGGGGCTTAAATTCTGGGCTTCGCCTTGCGGCTGACCCGTCCTCTTAACCTTCCAGCACCGGGCAGGCGTCAGTCCGTATACATCGTCTTGCGACTTCGCACGGACCTGTGTTTTTAGTAAACAGTCGCTTCTCCCTGGTCTCTGCGGCCCTCCCCGCTCACCGGAGCATGTCCGGGTCACGGTTCAGGCCCCCCTTCTCCCGAAGTTACGGGGGCATTTTGCCGAGTTCCTTAACCACGATTCGCTCGATCGCCTCGGTATTCTCTACCTGACCACCTGAGTCGGTTTGGGGTACGGGCGGCTAGAACCTCGCGTCGAGGCTTTTCTTGGCAGCTGAGGATCACCCTGTTCCCGCCTACGCGGTCACCGTCAGCTCTCACCCTGTATGTCCCGCGGATTTGCCTACGGGACGGGCTACGGCCTTGGACGTGGTCAACCATCGCCACGCCGGGCTACCTTCCTGCGTCACCCCTGTTAACACGCTTACCTACTACCGGTTCAGGTCCCACGCCGCCCCGGCCGGTGACACCCGAAGGTGTCGGTGGCCGGCTTGGGGTGGTTAGTATCACCGGGCTCGGTATGGGCGGTTCTTCGCCGGTAGGAGAATATCAACTCCTTGTCCATCGACTACGCCTGTCGGCCTCGCCTTAGGTCCCGACTTACCCAGGGCGGATTAACCTGGCCCTGGAACCCTTGGTCATTCGGCGGACGGGTTTCTCACCCGTCTTTCGCTACTCATGCCTGCATTCTCACTCGTGTGGCCTCCACCGCTGGATCACTCCGCGGCTTCACCGCCCACACGACGCTCCCCTACCCACCCACACACCTGAACCACACCCCGAGGGGTACGGCTGGGCGATCGTGTGGGTGCCACGGCTTCGGCGGTGTACTTGAGCCCCGCTACATTGTCGGCGCGGAATCACTTGACCAGTGAGCTATTACGCACTCTTTCAAGGGTGGCTGCTTCTAAGCCAACCTCCTGGTTGTCTGTGCAACTCCACATCCTTTCCCACTGAGCACACGCTTAGGGGCCTTAGCCGGTGGTCTGGGCTGTTTCCCTCTCGACTACGGAGCTTATCCCCCGCAGTCTCACTGCCGTGCTTACTCTTACCGGCATTCGGAGTTTGGCTGACGTCAGTAACCCGGTGAGGCCCATCGGCCATCCAGTAGCTCTACCTCCGGCAAGAAACACACGACGCTGCACCTAAATGCATTTCGGGGAGAACCAGCTATCACGAAGTTTGATTGGCCTTTCACCCCTAACCACAGGTCATCCCCCAGGTTTTCAACCCTGGTGGGTTCGGTCCTCCACGCCGTCTTACCGGCGCTTCAACCTGCCCATGGCTAGATCACTTCGCTTCGGGTCTAGACCCGGCGACTCAATCGCCCTGTTCGGACTCGCTTTCGCTACGGCTACCCCGCACGGGTTAACCTCGCCACCGAGCACTAACTCGCAGGCTCATTCTTCAAAAGGCACGCCGTCACCCCAACCAAGGAGGCTCCGACGGATTGTAGGCACACGGTTTCAGGTACTATTTCACTCCCCTCCCGGGGTACTTTTCACCTTTCCCTCACGGTACTGGTCCGCTATCGGTCACTAGGGAGTATTTAGGCTTAGCAAGTGGTCTTGCCAGATTCACACGAGATTTCTCGGGCCCCGTGCTACTTGGGATCCCCTCCGCCAGGCCGCACCATTTCGCCTACGGGACTCACACCCACTGTGGTCCGGTTTTCAACCCGGTTCGGCTATGACACGGCTTTCTCACTGGCCGGAGTCGTGTCAGCGACTCCAAGAAGGTCCCACAACCCCGCACACGCAACGCCTGACAGCTTTACCACGTGCACGGTTTGGCCTCATCCGCTTTCGCTCGCCACTACTCACGGAATATCTCTTCCTGCCGGTACTGAGATGTTTCACTTCCCGACGTTCCCCCCTGCACCCTATGAATTCAGGTACAGGTGACCCAACATGACTTGGGCCGGGTTCCCCCATTCGGACACCCTCGGATCACAGCTCGTTTGCCAGCTCCCCGAGGCTTATCGCAGGCTACCACGTCCTTCTTCGGCTCCTAGTGCCAAGGCATCCACCCTGTGCCCTTAAAAACTTCGACACACACTACAAATATTTCGCAGAGTCCAAGACGACCCACCAACCAGCACCCACCCAGGCCCGAAAGCCTCGGCACGCACCCGTCGAAGGGTCCTCGAACATCTGGGATGCTCGCGTCCACTGTGCAGTTCTCAAGCTACGGACGAACCCACCAGCCCCAGGCGCGCCTACCCCCACACCCCCCACGAGGGGACGCGTGGAAGCGGTTCGGCACCGACCGGTGAC contains:
- the gatA gene encoding Asp-tRNA(Asn)/Glu-tRNA(Gln) amidotransferase subunit GatA produces the protein MTDLTRLSAAELAENLRSREVSSVEATQAHLDRIAAVDGAVHAFLHVSADEALRTAADVDARRAAGEDLHPLAGVPIAVKDVVVTKGMPSTAGSKILEGWIPPYDATLVEKIRSAGLPILGKTNMDEFAMGSSTEHSAYGNSHNPWDLDRIPGGSGGGSAAALAAFEAPLAIGTDTGGSIRQPGAVTGTVGVKPTYGGVSRYGLIALASSLDQAGPVTRTVLDSALLHELIGGHDPRDSTSIPEPLPPLVEAARHGAAGDLSGLKVGVVTQLQGEGYQPGVLARFHESLELLQKAGAEIVEVSCPHFDYALAAYYLILPAEASSNLAKFDGMRFGLRVEPEAGPVTAERVMAATRGAGFGDEVKRRIILGTYALSAGYYDAYYGSAQKVRTLIQRDFAAAFGQADVLVSPTAPTTAFKLGEKLDDPLAMYLNDVATIPANLAGVPGMSVPNGLSDDGLPTGFQILAPAKADDRLYRVGAALEAALESAWGGPLLAQAPELG
- the gatC gene encoding Asp-tRNA(Asn)/Glu-tRNA(Gln) amidotransferase subunit GatC; translated protein: MSTISRDEVARVAALARIDLRPEEVDRLAGELDVIVESIARVREVATPDVPATSHPLPMTNVFREDVPQPALPVEDVLAGAPEAEDGRFAVPQILGEE